A stretch of the Mesorhizobium sp. Pch-S genome encodes the following:
- a CDS encoding alpha-hydroxy-acid oxidizing protein, translated as MSQTQAGNAPGRLRQMQIYVTGAGGRRPTVPVAPDLLEQAAIRKMTQEAAAYIAGGAGSEATMRANRSAFERHQIVPRVLRDVSRRDLSVALFGRRHTVPILLDPVGVLEMVHPEADLAVARAAAAENIAYVFSNQASVPMEQCAAAMGDAPRWFQLYWSSDDDFVRSVVGRAEKCGCEAIAVTLDTTLLGWRPRDLDAAYLPFLRGLGLGQYLSDPVFRSKIPPSPPETGVRPRGFDLISTALSLRRKGKQFGLSMQQMRAAVAHFTATYSRPDLNWGDIKRLRGMTKLPILLKGIRHADDARLAHEHGVDGIIVSNHGGRQVDGEIATLDALPGIVSAAGGLPVLLDSGIRSGSDVAKALALGATATLIGRPYVYALALAGETGVREVIRNIVAEFDLTLALAGLTKASDLDGSVLTG; from the coding sequence ATGAGCCAAACACAGGCCGGCAATGCGCCTGGTCGCCTGCGCCAGATGCAGATCTATGTAACCGGCGCAGGCGGCAGGCGTCCGACCGTTCCGGTCGCGCCGGATCTGCTGGAACAGGCGGCGATCCGCAAGATGACACAGGAGGCCGCCGCCTACATTGCCGGAGGAGCTGGCAGTGAGGCGACGATGCGCGCCAACCGCAGCGCTTTCGAACGCCATCAGATCGTGCCGCGCGTGTTGCGGGATGTTTCCCGGCGCGATCTTTCCGTGGCGTTGTTCGGCCGCCGCCACACGGTGCCGATCCTGCTCGATCCGGTCGGTGTGCTGGAGATGGTGCATCCCGAGGCCGATCTTGCTGTTGCCCGCGCGGCAGCCGCGGAAAACATCGCCTATGTCTTCTCCAACCAGGCATCCGTGCCGATGGAACAATGCGCTGCAGCCATGGGCGATGCGCCGCGCTGGTTTCAACTTTACTGGTCCAGCGACGACGATTTTGTCCGCTCTGTGGTCGGGCGTGCCGAGAAATGCGGCTGCGAAGCGATCGCCGTCACGCTCGACACCACGTTGCTGGGCTGGCGCCCGCGCGACCTCGACGCCGCCTACCTGCCGTTCCTGCGTGGGCTGGGGCTCGGGCAATATCTCAGTGATCCCGTTTTCAGGTCCAAAATTCCGCCCAGTCCGCCAGAGACCGGCGTCCGGCCACGTGGCTTCGATCTGATCTCGACCGCGCTCAGCCTGCGCCGCAAGGGTAAGCAATTTGGCCTGTCGATGCAGCAGATGCGTGCCGCAGTTGCCCATTTCACCGCCACTTATTCGCGGCCGGACCTGAACTGGGGTGACATCAAGCGACTGCGCGGCATGACGAAGCTGCCGATCCTGCTCAAGGGTATCCGCCACGCCGATGACGCACGGCTGGCGCATGAGCACGGGGTCGACGGCATCATCGTTTCCAATCATGGTGGTCGCCAGGTCGATGGGGAAATCGCCACGCTGGATGCCTTGCCAGGTATCGTTTCCGCGGCCGGTGGCTTGCCCGTCCTGCTCGATTCCGGCATCCGTTCGGGCAGCGATGTTGCCAAGGCGCTGGCGCTCGGCGCCACGGCCACGCTGATCGGTCGGCCCTATGTCTACGCATTGGCGCTCGCCGGCGAAACCGGCGTGCGCGAAGTGATCCGCAACATTGTTGCCGAATTCGACCTGACACTCGCTCTGGCCGGGCTGACCAAGGCAAGTGATCTCGACGGTTCGGTGCTGACGGGATAG
- a CDS encoding DUF2842 domain-containing protein, which yields MPMRLKKLIGTVLLVALVVVYAIVATIVAVAQLSQSGPLAHLVFFALSGLLWILPAMAIIKWLILEPRPKN from the coding sequence ATGCCCATGCGTCTGAAGAAACTGATCGGAACCGTTCTCCTGGTGGCGCTCGTCGTCGTCTACGCGATTGTCGCGACCATTGTCGCAGTCGCGCAGCTGTCGCAATCCGGTCCGCTCGCCCACCTCGTCTTCTTCGCACTCAGTGGCCTGCTCTGGATTCTGCCGGCCATGGCCATCATCAAGTGGCTGATCCTCGAGCCCCGCCCGAAGAACTAG
- a CDS encoding GNAT family N-acetyltransferase — protein MQAATDEVLASYAEFARTAVHAPPQDPLWVRHWIEHLRPDAIIASVAVDGHTVFALALEIERSGPFRIARFLGGRHANGNFPATSIASGSDFASLHLPALFAAIRTARPDIDLIALQRLQPDLNGTNNPLAGLPSFPSPNLALAVDLDGGFDSVLERASGKRKRKKHRSQARKFEAAGGFARIEAGTRDETGRLLEAFFAMKEQRFRKMGIINVFGDERVRGFFQALFASALESDNPTFVLHGLEVGGKLRAVTGSSRSPKRLVCEFGAILEDELSFASPGDFLFFDNIQEACQQGNLLYDFSVGDEPYKRQWCDVEIRQSDALLPLTTKGRALASALHQGARAKAFVKNSPMIWKITKALRRRTQGQEQSSRTNED, from the coding sequence GTGCAGGCAGCCACCGATGAAGTGCTCGCTTCTTATGCCGAATTCGCCCGAACCGCCGTTCATGCTCCGCCGCAGGACCCGCTCTGGGTACGCCACTGGATAGAACATCTGCGCCCCGACGCCATCATCGCCTCAGTGGCGGTTGACGGTCATACGGTGTTTGCCCTTGCACTCGAAATCGAACGCTCCGGTCCATTCCGCATAGCCCGCTTCCTTGGCGGACGTCATGCCAACGGAAATTTCCCTGCAACCTCAATTGCTTCCGGAAGTGACTTCGCATCACTGCACCTGCCAGCGCTGTTTGCAGCCATCCGGACGGCACGTCCAGATATCGATCTCATCGCACTGCAGCGACTTCAGCCCGACCTCAACGGCACGAACAATCCATTGGCGGGGCTTCCGTCCTTTCCCAGCCCCAACCTGGCCCTGGCGGTCGACCTCGATGGTGGTTTCGACAGTGTTCTCGAACGCGCCAGCGGCAAACGCAAACGCAAGAAGCACCGCTCGCAGGCGCGCAAATTCGAGGCCGCTGGCGGATTCGCCAGGATCGAAGCCGGCACCCGAGACGAGACAGGACGCCTGCTCGAAGCCTTCTTTGCCATGAAGGAACAGCGCTTCCGCAAGATGGGCATCATCAATGTCTTTGGCGACGAACGGGTGCGCGGCTTTTTCCAGGCCCTGTTTGCAAGCGCCCTCGAAAGCGACAACCCCACCTTCGTCCTGCATGGGCTGGAAGTTGGCGGCAAGCTGCGCGCCGTGACGGGTTCCAGCCGCTCGCCAAAGCGACTGGTCTGCGAATTCGGCGCGATCCTGGAGGACGAGCTCTCTTTTGCCAGCCCCGGCGATTTCCTGTTTTTCGACAACATCCAGGAAGCATGCCAGCAGGGCAATCTTCTGTACGATTTTTCCGTTGGAGATGAGCCGTACAAGCGTCAGTGGTGCGACGTCGAGATCAGGCAGAGCGACGCGCTTCTCCCGCTCACGACAAAGGGCCGCGCACTGGCCAGTGCCCTGCACCAGGGGGCGCGTGCCAAGGCCTTCGTCAAGAACAGTCCAATGATATGGAAGATCACAAAAGCCCTGCGACGCAGGACACAGGGCCAGGAACAATCGTCGCGCACCAACGAAGACTGA
- the speB gene encoding agmatinase, with protein MANKNIDHAFTARGKTGHSYEPTYAGALSFMRRKYTKDVKGVDAVVWGIPFDAAVTNRPGARFGPQAMRRASAIFDNDPQYPFSREFFDHLAVVDYGDCLLDSGNHQKTPGIIEREAAKILKSGAFLLSLGGDHFVTYPLLKAHAAVHGPLAFVQFDAHQDTWPDDGKRIDHGSFVGRAVKEGLIDPDRSIQIGIRTHAPDTFGIKILHGYEVEEMRAADIAYAIVERTGGRKTYLTFDIDCLDPAFAPGTGTPVSGGPSSSKILSTLRLLGQIDLVGADVVEVAPAYDHADITAIAGSTIAMHYLGLLAERKARAEENTNQTHTGQDI; from the coding sequence ATGGCGAACAAGAACATCGACCACGCTTTTACCGCCCGCGGCAAAACCGGCCACTCTTACGAGCCGACCTATGCCGGTGCCCTGTCCTTCATGCGGCGCAAATACACCAAGGATGTGAAGGGGGTGGACGCCGTGGTGTGGGGTATCCCGTTCGATGCGGCCGTCACCAATCGGCCTGGGGCGCGTTTCGGACCGCAGGCAATGCGGCGCGCCTCGGCCATCTTCGACAACGATCCACAATATCCGTTCTCGCGGGAGTTCTTCGACCACCTCGCCGTGGTCGACTACGGCGACTGCCTGCTGGACAGCGGAAACCACCAGAAGACCCCCGGCATCATCGAACGCGAAGCCGCCAAGATACTGAAGAGCGGGGCATTCCTGCTTTCGCTCGGCGGCGATCATTTCGTGACCTACCCGCTGCTGAAGGCTCATGCCGCCGTGCACGGCCCGCTGGCGTTCGTGCAGTTCGATGCACATCAGGACACCTGGCCGGATGACGGCAAACGCATCGACCACGGCTCGTTTGTCGGCCGAGCCGTCAAGGAAGGCCTCATCGACCCCGATCGTTCGATCCAGATCGGCATCCGCACGCATGCACCCGACACCTTCGGCATCAAGATCCTGCACGGCTACGAAGTCGAGGAGATGCGCGCCGCCGATATCGCCTACGCCATTGTCGAGCGTACCGGCGGTCGCAAGACCTACCTCACGTTCGACATCGATTGCCTCGATCCCGCCTTTGCGCCCGGCACCGGCACGCCTGTTTCGGGTGGCCCGAGCTCGTCCAAGATCCTGTCGACACTTCGGCTGCTCGGCCAGATCGACCTGGTCGGTGCCGACGTCGTGGAGGTTGCGCCGGCCTATGATCATGCCGATATAACGGCCATCGCCGGCTCGACCATCGCCATGCACTATCTCGGCCTGCTGGCGGAACGAAAGGCGAGAGCCGAAGAGAACACCAACCAGACCCATACCGGTCAGGACATCTGA
- a CDS encoding COX15/CtaA family protein, whose translation MAATTEIAAPVAEQNRELRNRALVRGWLYVVLLVLFAIVMVGGATRMTGSGLSITEWKPIHGVVPPLNQAEWQEEFEKYQQIPQYQQINKDMTLEEFKGIFWWEWAHRLLARGVGFLVAIPLVFFWATRRLESRLKPRLVGLLALGGLQGAIGWWMVASGLSERVSVSQYRLATHLTLACIIITAVAYIARGLATYSEPPAGRGTQRFAGIMVLLVLIQIYLGALVAGLHAGLTYNTWPLMDGAIIPGDLFILDPAWINLFENPKTVQFVHRMFAYTVLIIAFWHALSTARAKPGSTHSRRAWVLFWLVVGQAAIGVATLLLQAPIDVALTHQAFAMIVLVFATAHWRGTKGAYPLETEVVVRN comes from the coding sequence ATGGCAGCCACGACCGAAATTGCCGCACCCGTTGCCGAACAGAATCGCGAATTGCGCAATCGTGCACTGGTTCGCGGCTGGTTGTATGTCGTGCTGCTGGTGTTGTTTGCCATCGTCATGGTGGGTGGCGCCACCCGCATGACCGGCTCTGGCCTTTCGATCACCGAATGGAAGCCGATCCACGGTGTCGTTCCGCCACTCAACCAGGCCGAATGGCAGGAGGAGTTCGAGAAATATCAGCAGATCCCGCAATACCAGCAGATCAACAAGGACATGACGCTGGAGGAGTTCAAGGGTATCTTCTGGTGGGAATGGGCGCATCGCTTGCTGGCACGCGGTGTCGGCTTCCTGGTTGCCATTCCGCTCGTTTTTTTCTGGGCGACGCGTCGGCTCGAAAGCCGCCTGAAGCCGCGTCTGGTCGGCCTTCTCGCGCTCGGTGGACTGCAGGGGGCCATCGGATGGTGGATGGTTGCTTCCGGTCTCAGCGAGCGTGTTTCGGTCAGTCAGTATCGGCTGGCCACGCATCTGACGCTTGCCTGCATCATCATCACGGCAGTCGCCTACATAGCGCGCGGGCTGGCCACCTATAGCGAGCCGCCAGCCGGACGTGGCACCCAGCGATTCGCCGGCATCATGGTGCTGCTGGTCCTGATCCAGATCTATCTAGGCGCCCTGGTTGCCGGCCTGCATGCAGGCCTTACCTACAACACGTGGCCGCTGATGGACGGCGCGATCATTCCCGGCGACCTGTTCATACTCGATCCGGCCTGGATCAACCTGTTCGAGAACCCGAAGACGGTGCAGTTCGTACACCGTATGTTTGCCTACACGGTGCTGATCATTGCCTTCTGGCATGCACTCTCCACAGCACGTGCCAAGCCGGGCAGCACGCATTCACGCCGGGCCTGGGTTCTGTTCTGGCTTGTCGTCGGCCAGGCTGCCATCGGTGTCGCCACGCTGCTGCTGCAGGCGCCGATCGACGTGGCGTTGACCCACCAGGCTTTTGCGATGATCGTGCTGGTTTTCGCGACAGCGCACTGGCGCGGCACCAAAGGTGCGTATCCACTTGAGACAGAAGTGGTCGTCAGGAACTAG
- a CDS encoding DUF1344 domain-containing protein gives MRKYIAATAIVLALASVNGAFAKDLKATVKKVDALTSSVTLDSGQTVKLPAGVKAASLKAGDKVLVTYSTDAAGKTTVQSIKPSK, from the coding sequence ATGAGGAAGTACATCGCCGCCACCGCCATCGTGCTCGCACTTGCCAGCGTCAATGGCGCGTTCGCCAAGGACCTCAAGGCCACCGTGAAGAAGGTCGACGCGCTGACGAGCTCGGTGACGCTCGACAGCGGCCAGACGGTCAAGCTGCCGGCCGGTGTCAAGGCCGCCAGCCTCAAGGCCGGCGACAAGGTGCTGGTCACCTACTCGACGGACGCCGCGGGCAAGACCACGGTGCAGAGCATCAAGCCGTCGAAATAA
- a CDS encoding phasin family protein, whose product MAKQPEPESFMDMFSKLGRDLKMPQVDVDAILSHHRKNLEALEKSARATATGASSIMARQREVLQESLREITEFGQNYRAPGNPQELIAKQADFARKSFEAAVKNAGEVAEIVKKSGTESVDILRARIKDAMDEIRQSYEKK is encoded by the coding sequence ATGGCAAAACAGCCCGAACCCGAATCCTTCATGGACATGTTCAGCAAGCTCGGCCGCGACCTGAAGATGCCGCAGGTGGATGTCGATGCGATCCTCAGTCATCACCGCAAGAACCTCGAAGCGCTGGAGAAATCGGCTCGGGCGACCGCAACAGGTGCATCCTCGATCATGGCCAGGCAGCGCGAAGTTCTGCAGGAGTCCCTGCGTGAGATCACCGAATTCGGCCAGAATTACCGTGCGCCCGGCAATCCGCAGGAGCTGATCGCCAAGCAGGCTGACTTCGCACGCAAGTCCTTTGAAGCGGCGGTGAAGAACGCCGGCGAAGTTGCCGAAATCGTCAAGAAGTCGGGTACGGAATCCGTCGATATCCTCCGGGCTCGTATCAAGGACGCTATGGACGAGATCCGGCAGAGCTACGAGAAGAAGTAG
- a CDS encoding aminoglycoside phosphotransferase family protein, which translates to MHPPALPARWNVSEPVLVTETFSSRIWKVRQADGTPAIVKALKDFDDVEDELRGIHLLSWRRGEGLVRLFDGEDKMMLIEYAGERHLRAVLDDASDTAATEISAEVMARLHSPSRHPAPGDLQPLRDRFVSLFDKAKADRNAGVESLYVDAAEIAERLLSDPVDVRPLHGDIHHDNIIQSPRGWLAIDPKGILGDPGFDAANMFFNPLDRLCTEPERIATMATIFSRSMGQDPRRLLDHAMAYGCLSASWHSQDKNDVDEERELSIVEVVRSVRDNSF; encoded by the coding sequence ATGCACCCGCCTGCCCTGCCGGCGCGCTGGAACGTCAGCGAGCCTGTTCTTGTCACCGAAACCTTCTCCAGTCGCATCTGGAAAGTGCGTCAGGCTGACGGCACGCCGGCCATCGTCAAGGCGTTGAAAGATTTCGACGACGTGGAAGACGAACTGCGCGGCATTCACCTGCTGTCCTGGCGGCGTGGTGAAGGTCTCGTCCGCCTGTTCGACGGCGAAGACAAGATGATGCTGATCGAATATGCCGGCGAACGTCACCTGCGTGCCGTCCTGGATGATGCGAGCGATACCGCCGCCACCGAGATCTCCGCCGAGGTGATGGCGCGGCTGCACTCGCCATCGCGACACCCCGCGCCTGGCGATCTGCAGCCGCTTCGCGATCGTTTCGTCAGCCTCTTCGACAAGGCCAAGGCGGACAGGAATGCCGGTGTCGAAAGCCTCTATGTCGACGCTGCCGAAATCGCCGAGCGCCTGCTCTCCGATCCCGTGGATGTGCGCCCTTTGCATGGCGACATCCACCACGACAACATCATCCAGTCGCCGCGCGGCTGGCTGGCGATCGATCCCAAGGGCATATTGGGCGATCCGGGCTTCGACGCCGCCAACATGTTCTTCAACCCGCTGGACCGGCTGTGCACCGAGCCAGAGCGTATCGCGACGATGGCCACGATCTTCTCACGCTCGATGGGCCAGGATCCGCGCCGCCTGCTCGATCATGCCATGGCTTATGGCTGCCTGTCGGCCTCGTGGCACAGCCAGGACAAGAACGACGTCGACGAAGAACGCGAATTGTCGATCGTCGAGGTCGTGCGATCCGTACGGGACAACAGCTTCTGA
- a CDS encoding universal stress protein, translated as MYKHILVPTDGSDLAGKGVQQGLALAKALGAKVTVVTATEPFPVSGFALGAGWVPSGADMQEFSAAQKEDAEKILAAVKAEAAKAGVDADLVHVPDQRAADAILEAAKVHKADLIVIASHGRRGVERVLLGSQTAEVLAHSTIPVLVVK; from the coding sequence ATGTACAAACATATTCTTGTTCCGACCGACGGTTCCGATCTCGCCGGCAAGGGAGTCCAGCAAGGCCTGGCACTCGCCAAGGCATTGGGCGCCAAGGTAACGGTGGTGACTGCAACCGAACCTTTCCCGGTGTCCGGCTTTGCGCTCGGTGCGGGCTGGGTTCCGTCCGGAGCGGACATGCAGGAGTTCAGTGCCGCGCAGAAAGAGGATGCGGAGAAAATCCTGGCTGCCGTCAAGGCGGAAGCAGCGAAGGCCGGCGTCGATGCCGATCTCGTCCATGTGCCTGACCAGCGCGCCGCCGATGCGATCCTTGAGGCCGCCAAGGTGCATAAAGCCGACCTTATCGTGATTGCTTCGCACGGCCGGCGTGGTGTCGAGCGCGTGCTGCTGGGCAGCCAGACAGCCGAAGTGCTGGCCCACTCCACCATTCCGGTTCTGGTGGTGAAATAG
- the argC gene encoding N-acetyl-gamma-glutamyl-phosphate reductase: protein MKPKIFIDGEHGTTGLQIRARLADRGDLEIISVPAERRKETAARAEFLNAADVAILCLPDDAARESVSLIKNDTTRVIDASTAYRVAAGWEYGFPEMDKEQTKRIAAAKRVANPGCWPQGPIATLRPLVEAGLLPADYPVTFNGISGYSGGGRTMIEDYEAKGENASEFTPYALSLKHKHLPELKAYAKLKHDALMQPAVGNFAQGMITVVPLQLAQLDHIPTGAELHAAIADHFAGIQGGVVEVAPYEAVDRVPELNPEQYNDTNRMKVYVFANDARAQALLVAVYDNLGKGASGAAVQNLDLMLGLNS, encoded by the coding sequence ATGAAACCGAAAATCTTCATCGACGGCGAACACGGCACCACCGGCCTGCAGATCAGGGCCAGGCTGGCGGACCGCGGCGATCTCGAAATCATCTCCGTGCCGGCAGAGCGCCGCAAGGAGACCGCTGCCCGCGCCGAGTTCCTCAACGCCGCCGATGTCGCCATCCTGTGCCTGCCGGACGATGCGGCAAGGGAGAGTGTGTCGCTGATCAAGAACGACACCACCCGTGTCATCGATGCCTCCACGGCCTATCGCGTCGCCGCCGGCTGGGAGTACGGTTTTCCGGAAATGGACAAGGAGCAGACGAAGCGCATCGCGGCTGCGAAGCGCGTCGCCAATCCCGGCTGCTGGCCGCAAGGCCCGATCGCGACACTGCGCCCGCTGGTCGAAGCTGGTCTGCTGCCGGCTGATTATCCCGTCACGTTCAACGGCATCTCCGGGTACTCCGGCGGTGGCCGCACCATGATCGAGGACTATGAGGCCAAAGGCGAGAACGCTTCGGAATTCACACCCTACGCACTCTCGCTGAAGCACAAGCACCTGCCCGAACTGAAGGCTTATGCGAAGCTGAAGCACGACGCGTTGATGCAGCCGGCGGTCGGTAATTTCGCACAGGGCATGATCACGGTGGTACCGCTGCAACTGGCCCAGCTCGACCATATTCCGACGGGTGCCGAGCTGCATGCGGCGATCGCGGACCATTTCGCCGGCATTCAAGGCGGCGTGGTGGAGGTGGCACCCTACGAAGCCGTCGACCGCGTGCCGGAGCTCAATCCGGAGCAGTACAACGACACCAACCGCATGAAGGTCTATGTCTTCGCCAACGATGCGCGGGCACAGGCGCTGCTGGTTGCCGTCTACGACAATCTCGGCAAGGGCGCATCGGGAGCGGCCGTGCAGAACCTCGACCTGATGCTCGGCCTCAACAGCTGA
- a CDS encoding phasin family protein, whose protein sequence is MTKTAKATTPASNYFSSIKNVFDGVQSKLEVPAAARDFVKRGASTAKERAETVHGGAAKLTDGVEKFAASFVAGYANFSRGLLDATLANVQHTLSTVEKIAGAQSFNEAVQIQADFVRENASANIERVRGAAETAKTTVVEGAKTVQAEITIRAESPHKRF, encoded by the coding sequence ATGACCAAGACCGCCAAGGCCACCACGCCTGCTTCCAACTATTTTTCCTCGATCAAGAACGTTTTTGATGGCGTTCAGTCGAAGCTTGAAGTTCCCGCTGCCGCCCGCGATTTCGTGAAGCGTGGCGCCTCGACCGCCAAGGAGCGCGCCGAGACCGTTCACGGTGGCGCTGCCAAGCTGACCGACGGTGTCGAGAAGTTCGCCGCTTCCTTCGTTGCCGGCTATGCCAATTTCTCCCGCGGTCTGCTCGATGCGACGCTGGCCAATGTCCAGCACACCCTGAGCACGGTCGAGAAGATTGCCGGCGCGCAGTCGTTCAATGAAGCTGTCCAGATCCAGGCCGACTTCGTGCGTGAAAACGCTTCGGCCAACATCGAACGTGTCCGTGGTGCTGCCGAGACCGCCAAGACCACCGTCGTCGAAGGCGCCAAGACCGTTCAGGCCGAAATAACCATCCGCGCGGAATCTCCGCATAAACGGTTCTGA
- a CDS encoding DUF445 family protein — protein sequence MSQQDATAAGFLSSDKDAEAKLAALRRTKFVAAAALALCVVVFAVSKSLEGSYPWLAFIAAFAEAATIGGLADWYAVVALFKRPLGLPIPHTAIIPENQTRIADNLGRFIEVNFLAPGPVREKLNEVDFASLVADWLADEERAAGLSRFVVRLVPQTLGAIEQSGLRGFVTQRMLEQMEKVQVAPLAAELLEAFTEDRRHQKLFDEFTRVIGRFLNDEQALATMREKIREELPSLFNLFRADAYLLKKIVASAGSLLEEVRADPDHPMREEFDRFVAKFIDRLRQSKEYARRAERLKRGFLARPEIRDLAHDMWDSLRRFIEQDAVAENSMIRQHLTGMFIEVGRHLAGDPQIRADMNQGFVVALASFVESQKSGVSKFIADQVKRWDLAQLTRLIEMNIGRDLQYIRFNGMIIGGLAGLALYTVERLFLVN from the coding sequence ATGTCGCAGCAGGATGCTACCGCCGCAGGGTTCTTGAGTTCTGACAAGGATGCCGAGGCAAAACTTGCCGCACTGCGGCGCACGAAGTTCGTGGCCGCCGCGGCACTGGCGCTCTGCGTGGTGGTATTTGCTGTCTCGAAGTCCCTGGAGGGAAGCTATCCGTGGCTGGCCTTCATTGCCGCCTTTGCCGAGGCCGCGACCATCGGTGGTCTGGCCGACTGGTACGCAGTGGTGGCGCTGTTCAAGCGACCGCTTGGCCTGCCGATTCCGCACACAGCGATCATTCCAGAGAACCAGACCCGCATTGCAGACAATCTCGGCCGCTTCATCGAGGTCAATTTCCTGGCACCTGGCCCGGTTCGGGAAAAACTGAACGAGGTCGACTTTGCCTCCCTGGTCGCTGACTGGCTGGCCGATGAAGAACGCGCCGCGGGTCTGTCGCGTTTCGTCGTGCGGCTGGTGCCGCAGACGCTCGGCGCCATCGAGCAATCCGGCCTGCGCGGCTTCGTCACCCAGCGCATGCTGGAACAGATGGAAAAGGTCCAGGTTGCACCGCTGGCGGCGGAACTGCTGGAGGCTTTCACCGAGGATCGTCGTCACCAGAAGCTGTTCGATGAGTTCACCCGGGTCATCGGCCGATTTCTCAACGACGAACAGGCGCTGGCCACCATGCGCGAGAAGATCCGCGAGGAGTTGCCTTCGCTTTTCAATCTGTTTCGCGCCGATGCCTATCTTCTGAAGAAGATCGTGGCTTCCGCCGGATCGCTGCTGGAGGAGGTGAGGGCCGATCCCGATCACCCCATGCGCGAGGAATTCGACCGTTTCGTCGCCAAGTTCATCGATCGGCTGCGCCAGTCGAAGGAATATGCCCGTCGCGCTGAGCGGTTGAAACGGGGTTTCCTGGCTCGGCCGGAAATCCGCGATCTGGCGCATGACATGTGGGACAGCCTGCGTCGTTTCATCGAGCAGGATGCGGTCGCCGAAAACTCGATGATCCGGCAACACCTGACCGGCATGTTCATCGAGGTCGGACGGCACCTCGCGGGTGATCCGCAGATCAGGGCGGACATGAACCAGGGCTTTGTCGTTGCCTTGGCCTCTTTCGTGGAAAGCCAGAAGAGCGGGGTTTCCAAATTCATCGCCGATCAGGTTAAGCGCTGGGATCTCGCGCAGCTTACCCGCCTGATCGAGATGAACATTGGCCGCGACCTGCAATACATCCGCTTCAACGGCATGATCATCGGCGGCCTCGCCGGTCTGGCGCTCTACACGGTGGAACGGCTGTTTCTCGTCAATTGA
- a CDS encoding VOC family protein — translation MATVRYFVGDVGASVSFYTTHLGFALRQQFGPNMAILDRGDLTLWLAGRQASASRPMPDGSVPEPGGWNRFVLEVTNLPAFVKALQDGGVSFRNTMVEGPGGRQILCMDPSGNVIELFEAAGN, via the coding sequence GTGGCTACCGTCCGATACTTTGTCGGCGACGTCGGTGCCTCAGTCTCCTTTTATACAACGCATCTGGGCTTCGCCTTGCGACAGCAGTTCGGTCCCAACATGGCGATCCTTGATCGGGGTGACCTCACGCTATGGCTGGCGGGACGCCAAGCTTCCGCTTCTCGACCGATGCCGGATGGCAGCGTACCCGAGCCAGGTGGCTGGAACAGGTTCGTCCTCGAGGTGACGAATCTGCCTGCCTTTGTAAAAGCCTTGCAGGATGGCGGCGTGTCGTTTCGCAATACTATGGTCGAGGGTCCGGGCGGCCGACAGATCCTGTGCATGGACCCTTCAGGCAATGTGATCGAATTGTTCGAAGCGGCAGGAAACTGA